A single Altererythrobacter sp. BO-6 DNA region contains:
- a CDS encoding LptF/LptG family permease encodes MLKFLPSIDRYILRLVVFPMLGVFALAASLLTLEKLSRLLDFVAVEGGPVSVVFKMLGALIPEYASLAIPLGLLLGILLAFRKLATTSELDVLRAVGLGYTRLLRMPYLITLVLIGVNVALVFYVQPISRYYYEQMEYELRSGALGASIKVGEFTTLKDRMALRIEESEDEGRRLKGIFARVSNSQGQVLSISAREGAFMATSDSPDTIILRLTDGTIVQDTGNNTPRVLSFTRHDLPIDLPRIEEFRERGDAEREYILPELLRIGWSDTQPETKRDASQASFNFRLVEVVMMLLLPLLAVALAIPPKRSTSALGVFVSIIMVVSYHKVNQYGEDIASLGRVDPIVALWGPFVIFAALIVWMYYRVAYVPGGQAIGALETLASKLGKRLRKLFKRRQPRHAALLEASPAE; translated from the coding sequence GTGCTCAAGTTCCTGCCCAGCATAGACCGGTATATCCTGCGCCTGGTGGTGTTTCCGATGTTGGGCGTGTTTGCGCTCGCCGCGTCGCTGCTGACGCTCGAAAAACTGTCGCGACTGCTTGATTTCGTTGCGGTCGAAGGCGGGCCCGTTTCCGTCGTCTTCAAGATGCTCGGGGCCTTGATCCCGGAATATGCCAGCCTGGCGATCCCGCTCGGCTTGTTGCTGGGTATCTTGCTCGCCTTCCGCAAGCTGGCGACCACCAGCGAACTTGACGTGCTGCGGGCGGTCGGGCTGGGTTACACCCGGCTGCTGCGCATGCCCTATCTCATCACGCTGGTGCTGATTGGCGTGAACGTGGCGCTGGTATTCTATGTCCAGCCGATTAGCCGTTATTACTACGAGCAGATGGAATATGAGCTGCGTTCGGGCGCGCTGGGCGCGTCGATCAAGGTTGGCGAGTTCACCACGCTCAAGGACCGGATGGCGCTGCGGATCGAGGAAAGCGAAGACGAGGGCCGACGGTTGAAAGGGATCTTTGCCCGCGTTTCGAATTCGCAAGGGCAGGTGCTTTCCATCTCGGCGCGCGAAGGCGCTTTCATGGCGACCAGCGACAGCCCGGACACGATTATCCTGCGGCTGACCGATGGCACGATCGTGCAGGACACCGGCAACAACACGCCGCGCGTGCTGAGTTTTACCCGGCACGATCTGCCGATCGACCTGCCGCGGATCGAGGAATTCCGCGAACGCGGCGATGCCGAGCGCGAATATATCCTGCCTGAATTGCTGCGGATCGGCTGGAGCGACACCCAGCCGGAAACCAAGCGCGATGCCAGCCAGGCGAGCTTCAATTTCCGCCTGGTGGAAGTGGTGATGATGCTGCTTTTGCCGCTGCTGGCAGTGGCGCTGGCGATCCCGCCAAAACGATCGACCAGCGCGTTGGGCGTGTTCGTGTCGATCATCATGGTCGTCTCCTATCACAAGGTGAACCAATATGGCGAAGACATCGCCTCTTTGGGCCGGGTCGATCCGATTGTGGCCTTGTGGGGACCGTTCGTGATCTTCGCCGCACTGATCGTGTGGATGTATTACCGGGTTGCCTATGTGCCCGGCGGGCAGGCTATCGGCGCGCTGGAAACGCTCGCCTCCAAACTTGGCAAGCGTTTGCGCAAGCTGTTCAAGCGGCGCCAGCCGCGTCATGCCGCCTTGCTAGAAGCTTCACCGGCGGAATAG
- the lptG gene encoding LPS export ABC transporter permease LptG, giving the protein MQLEFFPSRTLTFYLARLFAVRIIAVLVMLVLVLMMLDLLSKSGDILAMPGNGQAQLVTYASLRIPQLVQSFLPYSVLLATILTLITLNQNSEVIAMKAAGLSAHQVLAPLLVTALAFSAVSFVFNERVVTRATATLKAWESADYGPIPEESGVRANVYLTDGISVLTAASMTGSGSNIRMRDVTWYQRSEGGMILNQVRAASATYAAPGWRLENAEQFDVGTAQTAQKSTLVVGRELTPDKIEMDTVDPETQPFWELSQSIEAYEAVGRRTAELRAKWWHKLSGPLSAFLMPLLGAIAAFGLARSGQLFLRAIIGMALGFAYFVIDNAALSMGNFGGYPPFLAAWGPFLLFLLVGETVLIRTEE; this is encoded by the coding sequence ATGCAGCTTGAATTCTTCCCTTCGCGCACGCTCACTTTCTATCTGGCGCGGTTGTTTGCCGTGCGGATCATCGCCGTGCTGGTGATGCTGGTGCTGGTGCTGATGATGCTGGACCTGCTGTCAAAGAGCGGGGACATATTGGCGATGCCGGGCAACGGCCAGGCCCAGCTGGTGACCTATGCCTCGCTGCGCATTCCGCAGCTGGTGCAGAGCTTCCTGCCCTATTCGGTGCTGCTGGCGACGATCCTCACGCTGATCACGCTCAACCAGAACAGCGAGGTTATCGCGATGAAGGCGGCGGGCCTGTCCGCGCATCAGGTGCTGGCGCCACTGCTGGTGACCGCGCTCGCGTTTTCGGCTGTGAGCTTTGTCTTCAACGAGCGTGTGGTGACCCGAGCCACAGCCACGCTTAAGGCATGGGAATCTGCGGATTATGGCCCGATCCCGGAAGAGTCGGGTGTGCGTGCCAATGTCTACCTGACGGACGGGATCAGTGTGCTCACCGCGGCCAGCATGACGGGATCGGGCAGCAACATCCGCATGCGCGACGTCACCTGGTACCAGCGCAGCGAAGGGGGCATGATCCTGAACCAAGTACGTGCTGCAAGCGCCACCTATGCTGCGCCGGGCTGGCGGCTCGAGAATGCCGAACAGTTCGATGTCGGCACGGCCCAGACCGCACAGAAGAGCACGCTTGTCGTTGGCCGCGAGCTGACGCCGGACAAGATCGAGATGGACACGGTCGACCCGGAAACACAGCCGTTCTGGGAGCTGTCGCAATCGATCGAAGCCTATGAAGCGGTCGGCCGCCGCACCGCCGAACTGCGCGCCAAATGGTGGCACAAGCTGTCAGGCCCATTGTCAGCCTTCCTGATGCCGCTTTTGGGGGCGATCGCCGCCTTCGGCCTGGCGCGTTCGGGCCAGCTGTTCCTGCGCGCGATCATCGGCATGGCGCTGGGCTTTGCCTATTTCGTGATCGACAATGCCGCGCTGTCGATGGGAAATTTCGGCGGCTATCCGCCCTTCCTCGCGGCGTGGGGACCGTTCCTGCTGTTCCTGCTGGTCGGTGAGACGGTGCTGATCCGCACCGAGGAATAG
- a CDS encoding fatty acid desaturase: protein MEQTLNPAAASSALRAPATRAQFIDSDDKDMLRVARDATKDLGQARAAWYWPDMLLSAGLGYGAMAGAILTDNITLAVVLGIVSALALYRALMFIHELTHIHRDALPGFRTAWNLLVGIPMLVPSFMYEGVHTLHHKRTQYGTAEDPEYLPLALMKPWSLPAFVLIALLAPVGLILRFAVLVPLGVVIPPLRKLVWEQASALMINPEFRRKPPEGVLAKRVYWQELGGFVWAWAVLASTQFIGWRPLLIALAIVSLTAVLNQLRTLVAHLWENDGEPMTVTAQFLDSVNVPPPGLVAEIWAPVGLRYHALHHLMPSMPYHDLPEAHRRLKAELGTQSTYDGANHKGMMELVARIARSTMGQRPTA from the coding sequence ATGGAACAGACGCTAAATCCCGCCGCTGCATCGAGCGCTTTGAGGGCGCCGGCGACGCGTGCCCAGTTCATCGATAGCGATGACAAGGACATGCTGCGGGTCGCCCGCGATGCGACCAAGGACCTGGGGCAAGCCCGCGCGGCGTGGTATTGGCCCGACATGCTGCTTTCGGCAGGCCTGGGCTATGGTGCCATGGCAGGCGCGATACTGACCGATAATATCACGCTGGCAGTGGTGCTGGGGATCGTTTCCGCACTCGCGCTCTATCGCGCGCTGATGTTCATCCATGAACTGACGCACATTCACCGCGACGCCTTGCCCGGCTTTCGCACGGCGTGGAACCTGCTCGTCGGCATCCCGATGCTAGTGCCCAGCTTCATGTATGAAGGTGTGCACACGTTGCATCACAAGCGCACGCAATATGGCACAGCAGAGGATCCCGAATACCTTCCCCTAGCGTTGATGAAACCATGGAGCCTGCCGGCCTTCGTGCTTATCGCGCTGCTGGCGCCGGTTGGCCTGATCCTGCGCTTTGCCGTGCTGGTGCCGCTGGGGGTCGTGATCCCGCCGCTCAGGAAACTGGTTTGGGAACAGGCCTCTGCGCTGATGATCAACCCCGAATTCCGCCGCAAGCCGCCCGAAGGTGTACTGGCCAAGCGCGTGTACTGGCAGGAACTGGGCGGGTTCGTGTGGGCTTGGGCGGTACTCGCCAGCACCCAATTCATCGGCTGGCGCCCGCTGCTGATCGCGCTCGCAATCGTCTCGCTTACCGCAGTACTCAACCAACTGCGTACGCTGGTCGCGCATTTGTGGGAGAACGATGGCGAACCGATGACGGTAACCGCGCAATTCCTTGACAGCGTCAATGTGCCGCCGCCCGGGCTGGTGGCGGAAATCTGGGCCCCGGTGGGCCTGCGCTATCACGCGCTGCATCACCTGATGCCGTCCATGCCCTATCACGACCTGCCCGAAGCACACCGGCGGCTCAAGGCCGAGCTCGGCACGCAATCGACCTATGACGGGGCGAACCACAAGGGCATGATGGAACTGGTGGCGCGTATAGCGCGCAGCACGATGGGCCAGCGGCCTACGGCATAA
- a CDS encoding N-acetyltransferase, with protein MSATEIVIEPATGKKGRAAFVDLGRSFAAREPHSVPQLRSELIELIDPDRNPFFGHGRAEFLVARRGNQPVGRISAHIDELALQMPAGQGFGPGTGMFGYFDAEDEAAAHALLQAAEQSLRSQGMTRVVGPISLSVWEEPGLLVRGQDHAPMIMMGHHPAHYRGWIESYGFIPAKTLLTYDLDVTKEFPPLIQRIVKSGERNERIRVRPVDKSRWDEEVAVVLEILNDAWSKNWGFVPFTPEEVAYAGKKLRPIIFEPLNMIAELDGEPVAFMLTFPDINQVLKRIDGKLFPFGWFHLLRWLRFPKGAGMRVPLMGVKKELHNSRVASQLAFMMISQIRDKADELYGSKRGEIGWILDDNQGMVAIADAIESRINREYIVFEKALG; from the coding sequence GTGAGCGCGACAGAGATAGTAATCGAGCCAGCAACGGGCAAGAAAGGACGCGCTGCATTTGTCGACCTGGGCCGCAGCTTTGCCGCGCGCGAACCGCATTCGGTGCCGCAGCTGCGCAGCGAGCTGATCGAATTGATAGACCCGGACAGGAACCCCTTTTTCGGGCATGGCCGGGCGGAATTCCTTGTCGCCCGCCGCGGCAACCAGCCAGTGGGACGGATCTCCGCACATATCGACGAACTGGCGCTGCAAATGCCGGCCGGCCAGGGCTTTGGCCCCGGTACCGGCATGTTCGGCTATTTCGACGCGGAGGACGAGGCGGCCGCACATGCCCTGCTTCAAGCAGCCGAGCAATCGCTACGCAGTCAGGGCATGACCCGCGTAGTGGGGCCGATCTCGTTGTCGGTCTGGGAAGAGCCGGGCCTGCTCGTGCGCGGGCAAGACCACGCCCCGATGATCATGATGGGCCATCACCCGGCGCACTATCGCGGCTGGATCGAAAGCTATGGCTTTATCCCTGCCAAGACGCTGCTGACCTATGATCTGGATGTGACCAAAGAGTTTCCCCCGCTGATCCAGCGGATCGTGAAGTCAGGCGAGCGCAACGAGCGCATCCGCGTGCGTCCGGTCGACAAAAGCCGCTGGGACGAGGAAGTCGCTGTGGTGCTTGAAATCCTCAACGATGCATGGTCGAAGAACTGGGGTTTCGTACCTTTTACGCCGGAAGAAGTGGCCTATGCCGGCAAGAAGCTGCGCCCGATCATATTCGAACCGCTCAACATGATCGCCGAACTTGATGGCGAGCCAGTCGCCTTCATGCTGACTTTCCCTGACATCAACCAGGTTTTGAAGCGGATCGATGGCAAACTTTTCCCGTTCGGCTGGTTCCACCTGCTGCGCTGGCTGCGCTTCCCCAAGGGCGCGGGAATGCGGGTGCCACTGATGGGCGTGAAGAAGGAGTTGCACAATTCCAGGGTCGCCAGCCAGCTTGCCTTCATGATGATCAGCCAGATCCGCGACAAGGCCGACGAACTATACGGCTCGAAGCGGGGCGAGATCGGCTGGATCCTTGATGACAACCAGGGCATGGTCGCTATCGCCGACGCGATCGAGAGCAGGATCAACCGCGAATATATCGTCTTCGAGAAAGCACTCGGATAA
- a CDS encoding CHASE domain-containing protein, with protein sequence MLAIEASEEQHDRAVMGEVAQSVSSALERRGDTSAAYLRAGSALFTANSEVSQSLFRSYANELQLDVDAGGSEGIGWAEVVSLAELDDFERQVRVERDGPFEVRREPGAGADLMVPVTFFKPDTEGSRRAIGFDLYSEPARRAAMDEAAQLLRPTGTGKLMLLRTGEREVIGFLVFMPVFETIAGERRLKGFIFSPFDAQYFLESAMRTSAHPYVGVRLYDGAASPENLLATHAPAAASGKVIHQRIQIANRPLLIEIESSRQGILSPLSMATLLFGLAVASLLMMLARLLTRQAIEDEASLAFFEEQNSIRNSLTRELNHRVKNTLASILSIISLTRRRTNDLDEFAEGLEGRVRALSATHDLLTQSDWGTTPVRSVIEAELAPYAGVGADAEIVIEGPDIQLSPNDALSLGLAVHELTTNAAKYGALSQPGGKVTAQWEYEGEELVVVRWQERGGPPVSPERKKGFGTELIQKIVAHELRQPVDLRFEAEGVSCTLRVPIRVRREFQIREKLNRLAD encoded by the coding sequence GTGCTGGCGATCGAAGCGAGCGAAGAACAACATGATCGCGCTGTGATGGGTGAAGTCGCACAGTCGGTCTCGTCTGCGCTGGAGCGCCGAGGCGATACCAGCGCTGCCTATCTGCGTGCAGGATCGGCCTTGTTTACCGCCAACTCCGAAGTGAGCCAGTCCTTGTTCCGGAGCTATGCGAACGAGCTTCAGCTGGATGTGGATGCGGGCGGATCGGAAGGCATCGGCTGGGCCGAAGTCGTGTCGCTTGCTGAACTCGATGATTTCGAACGCCAGGTGCGCGTGGAACGTGACGGGCCGTTCGAGGTGCGCCGGGAACCAGGTGCAGGCGCTGACCTGATGGTGCCCGTAACCTTCTTCAAACCCGACACCGAAGGATCCCGCAGGGCGATCGGATTCGATCTTTATTCGGAGCCGGCGCGGCGCGCGGCCATGGACGAAGCCGCGCAATTGCTGCGTCCTACCGGCACAGGCAAGCTGATGCTGCTGCGAACGGGCGAGCGCGAAGTGATCGGGTTTCTGGTGTTCATGCCCGTGTTCGAGACAATTGCTGGTGAGCGGCGGTTGAAGGGCTTTATCTTCAGCCCCTTCGACGCCCAGTATTTCCTTGAATCGGCAATGAGAACCTCCGCACACCCCTATGTCGGTGTGCGCCTATACGATGGCGCTGCAAGCCCCGAAAATCTGCTGGCGACCCATGCCCCCGCCGCCGCTTCGGGCAAGGTTATCCATCAGCGGATTCAGATCGCCAATCGACCGCTACTGATCGAAATCGAGTCCTCGCGCCAGGGTATCCTGTCGCCGTTGTCCATGGCGACTCTGCTGTTCGGTCTGGCGGTGGCGAGCCTGCTGATGATGCTGGCGCGTTTGCTGACGCGGCAGGCGATCGAAGACGAAGCCTCGCTGGCGTTCTTCGAAGAACAGAATTCGATCCGCAATTCGCTCACCCGCGAGCTCAACCACCGTGTGAAGAATACGCTGGCCAGCATTCTGTCGATCATTTCCCTGACCCGGCGCCGGACCAACGACCTCGACGAATTTGCCGAAGGGCTTGAAGGGCGGGTACGCGCATTGTCGGCGACGCATGACTTGCTGACGCAGTCGGATTGGGGAACCACGCCGGTGCGATCGGTAATCGAGGCCGAACTGGCTCCTTATGCCGGCGTCGGGGCTGATGCCGAAATCGTGATTGAAGGGCCCGATATCCAGCTCTCCCCGAATGATGCGCTGTCACTGGGCCTGGCGGTGCACGAATTGACGACTAATGCCGCGAAGTATGGCGCCTTAAGCCAGCCCGGCGGTAAGGTCACCGCGCAATGGGAATATGAGGGTGAGGAGCTGGTCGTCGTTCGCTGGCAGGAACGCGGCGGGCCGCCCGTCAGCCCGGAACGCAAGAAAGGTTTCGGCACCGAGCTGATCCAGAAGATCGTGGCACATGAATTGCGCCAGCCAGTCGATCTGCGCTTCGAAGCAGAAGGCGTCAGCTGCACCTTGCGCGTGCCCATCCGGGTGCGCAGAGAATTCCAGATCCGCGAAAAGCTGAACCGGCTTGCGGACTAG
- a CDS encoding NepR family anti-sigma factor, translating into MASDKHHSGKSDERRHPAAGKPASAPPAWSDGLRKLYDSVVEEPMPDSFKDLLDKLDDPSVNGSA; encoded by the coding sequence ATGGCATCGGATAAGCATCACTCGGGCAAATCGGACGAGCGGAGACACCCCGCCGCCGGCAAGCCCGCGTCTGCACCGCCGGCATGGTCCGATGGCCTGCGCAAGCTTTACGATTCGGTCGTAGAAGAGCCGATGCCCGACAGTTTCAAGGATTTACTCGACAAGCTGGACGATCCATCCGTGAATGGATCCGCCTGA
- a CDS encoding sigma-70 family RNA polymerase sigma factor — MAKDTRTAAEKADFRRELTEVVPHLRAFARGLCGRPDMADDLVQEALLKAWAAQERFEPGTSMRAWTFVILRNAYLTDMRRNRFRGEYDESVAERILTAPAGQEEPIHLADLHRALQTLPPERREALLLVGAGGFSYEEAATICGCAVGTIKSRVGRARAALNAMMEDGSIPQRSSDDASAHRAILQELDEVAARQEEIAGN, encoded by the coding sequence ATGGCGAAAGACACCCGCACCGCCGCTGAAAAGGCGGATTTCCGGCGTGAGCTGACCGAGGTGGTGCCTCACTTGCGCGCCTTTGCGCGCGGCCTGTGCGGCCGCCCCGACATGGCCGACGATTTGGTGCAGGAAGCCCTGCTCAAGGCCTGGGCCGCACAGGAGCGGTTCGAACCCGGCACTTCGATGCGCGCCTGGACCTTCGTGATCCTGCGCAATGCCTACCTCACCGATATGCGCCGCAACCGCTTCCGCGGGGAATATGACGAAAGCGTGGCCGAACGCATCCTGACCGCACCAGCGGGGCAGGAGGAGCCGATCCACCTTGCCGACCTGCACCGCGCGCTCCAGACGCTCCCGCCGGAACGGCGCGAAGCACTCTTGCTCGTTGGTGCCGGGGGCTTTTCCTATGAAGAAGCCGCGACCATCTGCGGTTGTGCCGTCGGCACCATCAAAAGCCGCGTCGGGCGGGCCCGCGCGGCGCTCAATGCGATGATGGAAGACGGCTCGATCCCGCAGCGGTCAAGCGACGATGCCAGCGCGCACCGCGCCATCCTGCAAGAGCTTGACGAAGTGGCCGCGCGGCAGGAAGAAATCGCCGGGAACTGA
- a CDS encoding superoxide dismutase, which produces MAIELIPLPYEPDALTPAISAETLSFHYGKHHQAYVDKTNAAIEGTAHAEQPLEAIIAAARDVDTGLFNNAAQSWNHAFYWHSMSPDGGAPSGELAEKIDTAFGSLDGLKEQLKARGAGHFASGWVWLAEKDGMLSIQETHDGDTLADGDHNPLLTIDVWEHAYYLDHQNKRPAYLDAVIDGKLNWTFAAENLARGSIWTYPA; this is translated from the coding sequence ATGGCTATCGAGCTGATCCCGCTGCCCTATGAACCTGACGCACTGACCCCCGCTATTTCGGCAGAGACGCTGTCCTTTCACTACGGCAAGCACCATCAGGCCTATGTCGACAAGACCAACGCCGCGATCGAAGGCACCGCCCACGCGGAACAGCCACTCGAGGCAATCATCGCTGCGGCGCGCGATGTCGATACGGGCCTGTTCAACAATGCCGCACAAAGCTGGAACCATGCATTCTACTGGCATTCGATGAGCCCAGATGGGGGGGCGCCATCAGGTGAATTGGCGGAGAAGATCGACACGGCGTTCGGTTCGCTCGACGGCTTGAAGGAACAGCTCAAGGCGCGCGGTGCGGGCCACTTCGCCAGCGGCTGGGTGTGGCTGGCGGAGAAGGACGGAATGCTCTCGATCCAGGAAACGCATGACGGCGACACGCTGGCTGACGGTGACCACAATCCGTTGCTGACGATCGACGTGTGGGAGCACGCCTATTATCTCGACCACCAGAACAAGCGCCCCGCCTATCTCGATGCAGTAATCGACGGCAAACTCAACTGGACTTTCGCTGCCGAGAACCTCGCGCGCGGCTCGATTTGGACTTACCCGGCCTGA
- a CDS encoding cation:dicarboxylase symporter family transporter, producing the protein MNEAAGSSAFPEIRVPAALTFGGLVLGIALGIAVQGNAAAAEWVNVAEKIGDLWLTALKLTILPLVIGLVFTGISQTLAAAGGGALARRAVVLFMVVLLASGLMASLLVPALLEIAPIPVRAAEALSGGAVDTGAVPGFFEILSAMFPDNIFAAASGGAMLPVVVFTALFAVAATQIAEAPRQQLRALFEGLAMAMMVVVGWVLMLAPIGVFGLAVSLGAKTGADAIGGLAHYILVVSAAGAVVLIAAYVLAMTLGGQRPLAFARAMVPVHAVAISTQSSLASLPAMLAASHRLGVRDSTADFVLPLAVAIFRATSPAMNLGVALYVAYLTGTPITLWAIGAGILVAFLVSLSSVSLPGTLSFIVSVGPIAMAMGIPIEPLALLVAVEMLPDIMRTLGNVTMNVAVTSTVDRGSRS; encoded by the coding sequence ATGAATGAAGCTGCGGGATCGAGCGCATTTCCAGAGATCAGGGTTCCCGCAGCGCTTACTTTTGGCGGGCTGGTGCTGGGGATCGCGCTCGGCATCGCCGTGCAGGGCAATGCTGCGGCAGCGGAGTGGGTCAATGTCGCGGAAAAGATCGGCGACCTTTGGCTCACCGCGCTCAAGCTGACGATCCTGCCGCTGGTGATCGGGCTGGTGTTCACCGGCATTTCGCAAACGCTGGCTGCGGCTGGCGGCGGCGCGCTTGCACGGCGCGCGGTGGTGCTGTTCATGGTAGTGTTGCTGGCCAGCGGGCTGATGGCGTCGCTGCTGGTCCCGGCCTTGCTAGAGATTGCCCCCATTCCCGTGCGTGCGGCAGAAGCGCTGAGCGGCGGTGCGGTCGATACCGGAGCTGTTCCGGGCTTCTTCGAAATCCTGTCCGCGATGTTCCCGGACAATATCTTCGCTGCCGCATCGGGCGGTGCGATGCTGCCGGTTGTCGTTTTCACGGCGCTGTTCGCAGTCGCTGCGACACAGATTGCAGAAGCGCCGCGGCAGCAATTACGCGCGCTGTTCGAAGGGCTGGCGATGGCGATGATGGTGGTCGTAGGCTGGGTGCTGATGCTGGCCCCCATCGGCGTGTTCGGGCTGGCGGTGTCGCTTGGTGCAAAGACCGGGGCCGATGCGATTGGTGGGCTGGCGCATTACATCCTGGTTGTCAGCGCCGCCGGGGCGGTGGTGCTGATCGCCGCCTATGTCCTGGCAATGACGCTGGGCGGACAGCGCCCGCTAGCGTTTGCGCGGGCGATGGTGCCCGTCCACGCGGTGGCGATCTCGACCCAGTCCTCGCTGGCCAGTCTGCCGGCCATGTTGGCGGCATCGCACAGGCTGGGAGTTCGGGATTCGACCGCAGATTTCGTCTTGCCGCTGGCAGTGGCGATCTTTCGCGCCACCAGCCCGGCGATGAACCTGGGGGTGGCGCTTTATGTCGCCTATCTCACAGGTACGCCAATCACCTTATGGGCGATCGGGGCCGGCATCCTAGTCGCTTTTCTCGTTTCGCTCAGCTCGGTTTCGCTGCCCGGCACGCTCAGCTTCATCGTTTCCGTGGGGCCGATTGCCATGGCCATGGGCATCCCGATCGAGCCGCTGGCATTGCTGGTGGCGGTCGAGATGCTGCCTGACATCATGCGCACGCTGGGCAATGTAACCATGAACGTCGCGGTGACTTCCACGGTTGATCGCGGCTCGCGCAGCTGA
- the glmM gene encoding phosphoglucosamine mutase, with translation MGRKFFGTDGIRGRTNDGVMTAAMAMRVGQAAGAHFLRGDHRHRVVIGKDTRLSGYMMENALVAGFTSVGMDVILTGPLPTPAIAMLTREMRADMGVMISASHNPYEDNGIKLFGPDGFKLSDADELAIEALIESEPQLAEPARIGRAWRVDDAAGRYIHAVKQSVASDVSFDGLKVVIDCAHGAAYKVAPTAIWELGAEVIPIGVNPNGLNINAGVGSTSIEALQAKVIEEGAHVGIALDGDADRLIVVDEKGHKVDGDLLMALIATRMLEKGTLTGGGVVATVMSNLGLERYLASKGLTLERTKVGDRYVLERMKEGGFNLGGEQSGHMILLDHATTGDGTVAALRVLAGLVRSGKPASELLHLFDPVPQLLKNVRYVGGAPLENAMVKAVIAEAEAELAGNGRLVIRPSGTEPVIRVMAEGDDAAQVENVVDRICAAVKEAG, from the coding sequence ATGGGCCGCAAGTTTTTTGGCACCGACGGGATCAGGGGGCGCACCAACGATGGCGTGATGACCGCTGCCATGGCGATGCGCGTGGGGCAGGCCGCAGGCGCACATTTCCTGCGCGGCGACCACCGCCACCGCGTGGTAATTGGCAAGGATACGCGCCTGTCAGGCTATATGATGGAGAATGCGCTGGTCGCAGGGTTTACCAGCGTGGGCATGGACGTGATCCTCACCGGGCCGCTGCCCACCCCTGCCATCGCCATGCTGACCCGCGAAATGCGCGCTGATATGGGCGTGATGATCTCTGCCAGTCACAATCCATACGAGGACAATGGCATCAAGCTGTTCGGGCCGGACGGGTTCAAGCTGTCGGATGCGGATGAACTGGCGATCGAAGCATTGATCGAATCCGAACCACAATTGGCTGAACCGGCGCGAATCGGGCGCGCATGGCGCGTTGACGATGCCGCCGGGCGCTACATCCATGCGGTCAAGCAATCGGTCGCGTCGGACGTCAGCTTTGATGGCCTCAAAGTCGTGATCGATTGCGCGCATGGCGCGGCCTACAAGGTTGCGCCCACGGCGATCTGGGAATTGGGCGCGGAGGTGATCCCGATCGGCGTCAACCCCAATGGCCTCAACATCAATGCCGGGGTCGGCTCAACCTCGATCGAAGCGCTGCAGGCCAAGGTCATCGAAGAGGGGGCGCACGTCGGCATCGCGCTCGATGGCGATGCTGACCGGCTGATCGTGGTCGACGAGAAGGGCCACAAGGTCGATGGCGACCTGCTGATGGCGCTGATCGCCACGCGGATGCTGGAGAAAGGCACGCTGACCGGTGGCGGCGTGGTGGCAACCGTGATGTCGAACCTGGGCCTGGAACGATACCTGGCGAGCAAGGGTCTGACGCTTGAGCGGACCAAGGTGGGTGACCGCTATGTGCTGGAGCGGATGAAGGAAGGCGGCTTCAACCTGGGCGGCGAACAGTCGGGCCATATGATCCTGCTCGATCACGCGACCACCGGCGATGGCACCGTCGCCGCGCTGCGCGTGCTCGCGGGGCTGGTGCGATCGGGCAAGCCCGCGAGCGAGCTGCTCCACCTGTTCGATCCGGTGCCGCAATTGCTCAAGAACGTCCGCTATGTGGGCGGTGCGCCGCTCGAGAATGCCATGGTCAAGGCGGTCATTGCCGAGGCCGAGGCGGAACTGGCGGGCAATGGCCGCCTGGTGATCCGCCCCTCGGGCACGGAACCGGTGATCCGCGTAATGGCCGAAGGGGACGACGCGGCCCAGGTCGAAAACGTGGTCGACAGGATCTGTGCAGCGGTGAAGGAAGCAGGCTGA
- a CDS encoding DUF1272 domain-containing protein: MLEMHPDCESCGTDLPAEAPGAFICSFECTFCATCAEALDDACPNCGGELMDRPTRAKKLHEKFPPSTERKHAG, encoded by the coding sequence ATGCTGGAAATGCACCCCGATTGCGAAAGCTGCGGCACGGACCTTCCGGCAGAAGCGCCCGGCGCTTTCATCTGCAGCTTCGAATGCACCTTCTGCGCCACTTGCGCCGAAGCGCTAGACGATGCCTGCCCCAATTGCGGCGGAGAGCTGATGGACCGGCCCACACGCGCTAAAAAGCTGCACGAGAAATTTCCCCCATCGACTGAGCGCAAGCACGCCGGATGA